From the genome of Ralstonia pickettii, one region includes:
- a CDS encoding 2-phosphosulfolactate phosphatase — translation MATEFSLYNIHCEWGEHGASALAPHCDAVIVVDVLSFCTCVDVAVARGARIYPYPWRDASAETFARRAGAMLAGYNRSQAGYTLSPTSLRELPVGSSLVLPSPNGATLALATGSTPTFAGCLRNARAVAEAASRLGRRVAVVASGERWADGTLRPALEDWLAAGAIVHHLSETVAGFLPQALSPEALAARAVYREASQTGMMKAWLLDSVSGRELCERGFTEDVTMASQTDVSNVAPMLVEGAFRNVNRKTERLPQDFFGASLRPSQAPPSHRNAPPTSH, via the coding sequence ATGGCAACCGAATTCAGCCTGTACAACATCCACTGCGAATGGGGCGAGCACGGCGCGTCCGCGCTGGCGCCGCATTGCGACGCCGTCATCGTGGTGGACGTGTTGTCCTTCTGCACCTGTGTGGATGTGGCCGTGGCGCGCGGGGCACGTATCTATCCGTATCCATGGCGCGACGCCAGCGCTGAAACCTTCGCGCGCCGCGCGGGGGCGATGCTGGCGGGCTACAACCGCAGTCAAGCGGGCTACACGCTCTCGCCGACGTCGCTGCGGGAACTGCCGGTCGGCAGCAGCCTGGTCCTACCCTCGCCTAATGGGGCGACGCTCGCACTCGCCACTGGATCAACGCCGACGTTTGCCGGCTGCCTGCGCAACGCGCGCGCCGTGGCGGAAGCTGCTTCCCGGCTGGGCCGACGTGTGGCCGTGGTGGCATCAGGGGAACGCTGGGCCGACGGCACCTTGCGCCCAGCGCTGGAAGACTGGCTGGCCGCCGGTGCGATCGTGCATCACCTGTCGGAAACGGTGGCTGGGTTCCTGCCGCAGGCGCTGTCGCCGGAAGCGCTCGCGGCTCGCGCGGTCTACCGTGAGGCGTCGCAGACCGGCATGATGAAAGCGTGGTTGCTCGATTCTGTATCGGGCCGCGAGCTGTGCGAACGCGGCTTTACAGAAGACGTGACCATGGCCTCGCAAACGGATGTAAGCAACGTCGCGCCCATGCTAGTGGAAGGTGCGTTCCGCAACGTCAATCGCAAGACCGAGCGCCTGCCGCAAGACTTCTTTGGGGCAAGCCTGCGGCCTTCGCAGGCCCCGCCCTCACACCGCAACGCGCCGCCAACGTCACACTAG
- the ccoP gene encoding cytochrome-c oxidase, cbb3-type subunit III: MSDFISEFWGYYIAAIALVGIVWCIWLLFSQRRIQVAPGRSAGEDTGHVWDGDLRELNNPLPRWWMWMFLLSCVFALGYLILYPGLGAYGGVLGFSTRGELASQRAAADAQVRPLYERYASMDIKQIAADPQAHEIGQRLFLNNCAQCHGSDAGGSKGFPNLTDGDWLYGGDPETILTTITKGRHGVMPSLAAVVDGNQAVNVANYVRSLSGLSYDPIKAARGEPTFKSVCAACHMATGKGNQALGAPNLTDRVWLYGSSEATIVETILKGRDNTMPAHENLLSPEKIRMLAAYVWGLSNSNTSHAQ; the protein is encoded by the coding sequence ATGAGCGACTTCATTTCGGAGTTCTGGGGGTATTACATCGCGGCGATTGCCCTGGTCGGCATCGTGTGGTGCATCTGGCTGCTGTTCTCCCAGCGGCGCATCCAAGTGGCACCGGGGCGCAGCGCCGGGGAAGACACCGGCCACGTATGGGATGGCGATTTGCGCGAACTGAATAATCCGCTGCCGCGCTGGTGGATGTGGATGTTCCTGCTGTCGTGCGTCTTTGCATTGGGGTACCTGATCCTGTATCCGGGCTTGGGTGCATATGGCGGTGTGCTCGGTTTCTCCACGCGCGGCGAGTTGGCCTCGCAGCGTGCGGCCGCCGATGCGCAGGTCCGACCGCTCTATGAGCGTTATGCCAGCATGGACATCAAGCAGATCGCCGCCGACCCGCAGGCCCATGAGATTGGGCAGCGCCTTTTCCTCAACAACTGTGCGCAGTGCCATGGCTCGGATGCCGGCGGCTCGAAGGGCTTTCCGAATCTGACTGACGGCGACTGGCTGTACGGCGGAGACCCCGAGACGATCCTGACCACCATTACCAAGGGGCGTCACGGCGTCATGCCGTCCCTGGCGGCGGTCGTGGATGGCAATCAGGCAGTCAATGTGGCGAACTACGTGCGCTCGCTGTCGGGACTGTCGTATGACCCGATCAAGGCAGCGCGCGGCGAACCGACGTTCAAGTCGGTCTGTGCGGCTTGCCACATGGCAACCGGCAAGGGCAATCAGGCGCTGGGCGCGCCCAACCTGACCGACCGCGTCTGGCTATATGGCAGTTCGGAAGCGACCATCGTCGAGACCATCCTCAAGGGTCGTGACAACACGATGCCGGCACACGAGAACCTGCTCTCTCCGGAGAAGATTCGCATGCTGGCGGCCTATGTCTGGGGCCTGTCCAATAGCAACACGAGCCACGCGCAATGA
- a CDS encoding FixH family protein — protein sequence MHATQTSAPARPWWREPWPWLLMAGPFAAMIGCGVTIWLATSHPDAAIHDNVVRRGLVVEKPAAAPAHVMPAGAR from the coding sequence ATGCACGCAACGCAAACTTCAGCACCCGCACGGCCCTGGTGGCGCGAGCCCTGGCCGTGGCTTCTGATGGCGGGACCGTTCGCCGCCATGATCGGCTGTGGCGTGACCATCTGGCTCGCGACTTCGCATCCGGATGCTGCCATTCACGACAACGTTGTGCGGCGCGGTTTGGTCGTCGAAAAGCCGGCTGCCGCGCCTGCGCATGTCATGCCAGCGGGGGCCCGATGA
- a CDS encoding cbb3-type cytochrome oxidase subunit 3 — MAMLSAIATAVFLVLFVCISWWAFSAHRRAANAESAMLPFLLPDEAEVAGAHADASRPHQ; from the coding sequence ATGGCCATGCTCAGTGCAATTGCGACTGCCGTCTTCCTCGTGCTGTTCGTCTGCATTTCCTGGTGGGCATTCTCGGCGCATCGCCGCGCGGCGAACGCTGAATCGGCCATGCTGCCGTTCCTGCTGCCCGATGAGGCCGAAGTCGCCGGTGCGCATGCAGACGCATCGCGCCCGCATCAATAA
- a CDS encoding heavy metal translocating P-type ATPase: MTTTFAPTHPAAPVAGTGSPIGSSGTAASRMTCYHCASPLDGAIALHADIGGKSREFCCAGCQAVAQTLHASGMGHIYDGPIAFAKPIEGDRRTEAEAVWATYDLPVMRERFVRPRADGSEELSLAISGMRCAACVWLIERALSRVPGMREATVNYATERARIVGDAGALRLSAVFAAIADVGYEAWPDQPSARRTAEARERRSLLIRLGLAMLGMMQVMMYAWPVYLHGSDIPVSQTRLMQWASLLLTAPVVLISARPIFINAWRQVRHAHVGMDVPVALGIGAAFIASVVATVRGHGETYFDSVTMFVAFLLAARYLELRARQSAASGAEALVRQLPATCRRIDAESGALETIPVATLQPGDCVEVRAGEVLPADGIIEHGTTEIDESLLSGESVPRPRDVGATVLAGSYNVVSAIRVRVNRVGAQTRLAAIVELLERALTDKPRMAELADRVAGRFVAVLLGWALLTAIAWWWIDPTRMFAVTVAVLVVSCPCALSLATPSALAAASGALARRGVLVTRGHAIESLAAATDVLLDKTGTLTEGRLRLLSIETFSDLDAENCLALACAMEQAENHPIAQSLRGATSDAMPLPTLGPVTNVPGQGVYALADRHVMRLGTLSFAATQYANHAITSIRYGTETPMEEVPPAAACTCVWLGRNGEPLARFTLADTPRGDAPVCLSALRGQGLRLHLVSGDAPETVHWWANRLGIDHAVGGASPEDKRAYVHKLQANGAHVLAVGDGINDAPLLAQAQVSIAIGSGAPLAQAGADAILTEPRLLAISEAVSIGRRALRVVRQNLGWAFAYNAISIPLATLGWLSPLAAGIGMSVSSLLVALNAWRLSRAT; the protein is encoded by the coding sequence ATGACGACGACATTCGCCCCCACCCATCCAGCCGCACCGGTTGCCGGAACAGGCTCGCCTATTGGTTCGAGCGGGACAGCCGCGTCGCGCATGACCTGCTATCACTGCGCATCGCCGCTTGACGGTGCCATCGCACTCCACGCGGATATCGGCGGCAAGTCCCGGGAATTTTGCTGTGCCGGCTGCCAGGCTGTCGCGCAAACGCTGCACGCCTCGGGCATGGGCCACATCTATGACGGCCCGATCGCCTTCGCCAAGCCCATCGAAGGCGACCGCCGCACCGAAGCTGAAGCGGTTTGGGCGACCTACGATCTGCCTGTGATGCGAGAGCGCTTTGTACGCCCGCGTGCGGATGGCTCGGAAGAGCTTTCGCTTGCCATCAGCGGCATGCGTTGCGCCGCCTGTGTGTGGCTGATCGAGCGCGCACTCTCGCGGGTGCCGGGCATGCGTGAAGCCACCGTCAATTACGCCACGGAACGCGCGCGCATCGTCGGCGATGCTGGCGCGCTGAGGCTGTCCGCCGTATTTGCAGCCATTGCCGACGTCGGATATGAAGCGTGGCCGGACCAGCCATCCGCCCGCCGCACTGCCGAGGCGCGCGAACGCCGCAGCCTGCTGATCCGCTTGGGGCTGGCCATGCTCGGCATGATGCAGGTGATGATGTACGCATGGCCGGTGTACCTGCACGGCAGCGACATCCCCGTGAGCCAGACGCGCCTGATGCAGTGGGCGAGCCTGTTGCTGACGGCGCCGGTGGTGTTGATCTCTGCGCGGCCCATTTTCATCAACGCGTGGCGGCAGGTACGGCATGCGCACGTCGGCATGGACGTGCCCGTGGCGCTGGGCATTGGCGCGGCATTCATTGCCAGCGTGGTCGCCACCGTGCGCGGTCATGGCGAAACGTATTTCGATTCGGTGACGATGTTCGTCGCTTTCCTGCTGGCGGCGCGTTATCTGGAACTGCGCGCGCGGCAAAGCGCAGCGTCGGGCGCCGAGGCGTTGGTACGTCAGCTGCCGGCCACCTGCCGGCGCATCGATGCCGAAAGCGGTGCGCTGGAAACCATCCCCGTCGCGACCTTGCAGCCGGGCGATTGCGTGGAGGTGCGCGCCGGTGAAGTCCTCCCTGCAGACGGCATCATCGAACACGGCACCACCGAGATCGACGAATCGCTTCTCTCCGGTGAAAGCGTGCCGCGTCCGCGCGACGTGGGCGCGACCGTGCTGGCAGGCAGTTACAACGTTGTCAGCGCCATTCGCGTGCGTGTGAACCGCGTGGGCGCCCAAACGCGCCTTGCCGCCATCGTCGAACTGCTTGAGCGTGCCTTGACGGACAAGCCCCGCATGGCTGAGCTCGCCGACCGTGTGGCCGGGCGCTTTGTTGCAGTGTTGCTCGGCTGGGCGCTGCTGACGGCGATCGCGTGGTGGTGGATCGACCCGACACGGATGTTTGCCGTCACCGTGGCGGTGCTGGTGGTGAGCTGCCCATGTGCGTTGTCGCTGGCCACGCCGTCTGCGCTGGCTGCTGCCAGCGGTGCGCTGGCCAGGCGTGGTGTGCTGGTTACGCGCGGTCACGCTATCGAGAGCCTGGCGGCCGCTACGGATGTGCTGCTCGACAAGACCGGTACGCTCACCGAAGGGCGTTTGCGCTTGTTGAGCATCGAGACCTTCTCCGATCTGGATGCAGAGAATTGCCTCGCACTGGCTTGCGCAATGGAGCAGGCCGAGAACCATCCGATCGCCCAGTCGTTGCGTGGCGCCACTTCAGATGCAATGCCGTTGCCCACGTTGGGGCCGGTGACGAACGTGCCGGGGCAGGGCGTGTATGCCTTGGCCGATCGTCATGTGATGCGGTTGGGCACGCTGTCGTTCGCGGCGACGCAATACGCAAATCACGCGATCACCTCCATCCGTTACGGCACGGAAACGCCAATGGAGGAGGTGCCGCCGGCGGCCGCGTGCACTTGCGTCTGGCTGGGCCGCAATGGCGAGCCGCTTGCCCGCTTCACGCTGGCCGATACGCCGCGTGGCGATGCGCCTGTCTGCTTGAGCGCGTTGCGTGGGCAAGGCCTGCGCTTGCATCTTGTTTCCGGCGATGCGCCGGAGACCGTTCACTGGTGGGCCAACCGACTCGGTATCGATCACGCCGTGGGCGGCGCCAGTCCCGAAGATAAACGTGCCTACGTGCACAAGTTGCAGGCAAACGGTGCGCATGTGCTGGCCGTCGGAGATGGCATCAACGACGCCCCATTGCTTGCGCAGGCGCAGGTTTCCATCGCCATCGGATCCGGTGCGCCATTGGCGCAGGCCGGCGCGGACGCCATTCTCACAGAGCCGCGGCTGCTAGCCATCAGCGAAGCCGTGTCGATCGGTCGCCGCGCATTGCGTGTTGTGCGCCAAAACCTGGGCTGGGCGTTCGCTTACAACGCGATCAGCATTCCGCTGGCCACGCTCGGGTGGCTGTCCCCGCTGGCGGCGGGCATCGGCATGTCGGTGTCATCGCTGCTCGTGGCGCTCAACGCATGGCGTCTTTCGCGCGCGACTTAA
- the fnr gene encoding fumarate/nitrate reduction transcriptional regulator Fnr, translating to MLTRIALTDQASRCSTCVLGQICLPVGMNSDDVRKMDDLVSERIRIKKGQSLYALGEPLEAVYGIRFGTLKTHLTLEDGRHQITGFHLPGEIVGLDGIGDMRHVSDATALEDTEVCVVRYDELQQLSRRLPSLQHQFLRIMSKEISQDHLMLLTLGSMRAEERLAAFLLNLSKRSAQRGYSSTEFVLRMSREELGSYLGLKLETVSRLFSRFAEAGLIQIRQRHVKLIDLAGLRQVMSGQAA from the coding sequence GTGCTCACTCGAATCGCGCTTACCGACCAAGCCTCGCGTTGTTCCACCTGCGTACTCGGACAAATCTGTCTGCCGGTGGGAATGAACTCGGACGACGTGCGCAAGATGGACGATTTGGTCAGCGAGCGCATCCGCATTAAGAAGGGGCAATCCCTCTATGCTTTGGGCGAGCCGCTTGAGGCGGTTTATGGCATTCGCTTCGGCACGCTGAAAACCCATTTGACGCTTGAAGACGGTCGCCACCAGATCACCGGATTCCACCTGCCAGGTGAAATTGTGGGGCTCGACGGCATTGGCGATATGCGCCACGTGTCGGACGCGACCGCGCTGGAAGATACCGAAGTCTGTGTGGTGCGTTACGACGAATTGCAACAGCTGTCGCGCCGGCTGCCATCGCTGCAGCATCAGTTCCTGCGCATCATGAGCAAGGAGATCTCGCAGGATCATCTGATGCTGCTCACGCTCGGCTCCATGCGTGCAGAAGAGCGTCTCGCGGCTTTCCTGCTCAATCTTTCCAAGCGCTCGGCCCAGCGCGGATATTCGTCGACCGAGTTCGTGCTGCGCATGAGCCGTGAAGAACTCGGCAGCTATCTGGGTCTCAAGCTCGAAACGGTCAGCCGCCTGTTCTCCCGTTTTGCCGAAGCGGGCCTCATTCAGATCCGTCAACGCCACGTCAAGCTGATCGACCTGGCCGGCCTGCGCCAGGTGATGAGCGGCCAGGCCGCCTAA
- the ccoS gene encoding cbb3-type cytochrome oxidase assembly protein CcoS: METLFLLIPLSLMLVVAIVGALWWAVGSGQYDDLKAPAESILLDPDTPTRDAVSRDGTA, encoded by the coding sequence ATGGAAACGCTGTTCCTGCTGATTCCACTGTCGCTGATGCTCGTGGTGGCGATCGTAGGCGCCCTTTGGTGGGCCGTCGGCTCTGGGCAGTACGACGATCTTAAAGCGCCGGCCGAATCGATTCTGTTGGACCCCGATACGCCCACGCGCGACGCAGTGTCGCGGGACGGAACTGCCTGA
- the ccoN gene encoding cytochrome-c oxidase, cbb3-type subunit I codes for MQSSSALQPTQTFNYRVVRQFSIMTIVWGIVGMAVGALIAAQLIWPQLNFGVPWLTYGRLRPLHTNAVIFAFGGSALFATSYYIVQRTCQVRLLSDTLAAFTFWGWQAVIVAAAITLPLGYTSSKEYAELEWPIDILITVVWVVYAIVFFGTIIKRKTRHIYVANWFFGAYIITIALLHIVNNAELPVSLWKSYSAYAGVQDAMVQWWYGHNAVGFFLTTSFLGMMYYFVPKQAERPIYSYRLSIVHFWALNFTYMWAGPHHLQYTALPDWAQSLGMVFSLILLAPSWGGMINGIMTLSGAWHKLRTDPILKFLVVALSFYGMATFEGSMMSIKTVNALSHYTDWTIGHVHSGALGWVAMITIGSMYYMIPRLFGQQKMYSTRLIEVHFWVATIGVVLYIAAMWVAGVMQGLMWRATEADGTLTYSFVEAVKATYPFYLIRLLGGLCFLGGMLLMAFNVFKTIQGSKPIDAPIPQSAQAPLVAAQ; via the coding sequence ATGCAATCGTCCAGCGCGTTGCAGCCCACCCAGACCTTCAACTACCGCGTTGTCCGCCAGTTCTCGATCATGACGATCGTCTGGGGCATTGTCGGTATGGCGGTCGGTGCGCTGATCGCGGCCCAGTTGATCTGGCCGCAATTGAATTTTGGGGTGCCGTGGTTGACCTACGGCCGGCTGCGTCCTCTGCACACAAATGCCGTCATCTTTGCGTTTGGCGGCAGTGCGCTGTTTGCGACGTCGTATTACATCGTGCAGCGCACCTGCCAGGTGCGCCTGCTTTCCGACACGCTGGCCGCATTCACATTCTGGGGGTGGCAGGCCGTGATTGTGGCGGCTGCCATCACCTTGCCGCTCGGGTACACGAGCTCGAAGGAATACGCTGAGCTGGAATGGCCGATCGACATTCTGATCACCGTGGTGTGGGTGGTTTATGCGATCGTGTTTTTCGGCACCATCATCAAGCGCAAGACCCGGCACATCTACGTGGCCAACTGGTTCTTCGGCGCTTACATCATCACCATCGCGCTGCTGCATATCGTCAACAACGCTGAGCTGCCGGTGTCGCTCTGGAAGTCGTACTCGGCATATGCAGGCGTGCAGGATGCGATGGTGCAATGGTGGTACGGCCACAACGCGGTGGGCTTCTTCCTGACCACCAGCTTCCTGGGCATGATGTATTACTTCGTGCCCAAGCAGGCTGAGCGACCGATCTATTCGTACCGCCTGTCGATCGTGCACTTCTGGGCGCTGAACTTCACCTACATGTGGGCGGGCCCGCACCACTTGCAATACACCGCGCTGCCGGACTGGGCACAGTCGCTCGGCATGGTGTTCTCGCTGATTCTGCTGGCGCCTTCGTGGGGCGGCATGATCAACGGGATCATGACGCTCTCGGGTGCCTGGCACAAGCTGCGCACGGATCCGATCCTGAAGTTCCTCGTGGTGGCGCTGTCCTTCTACGGCATGGCGACGTTCGAGGGCTCGATGATGTCCATCAAGACCGTCAACGCGCTGTCGCACTACACCGATTGGACGATTGGCCACGTGCACTCCGGCGCCCTGGGCTGGGTGGCGATGATCACCATCGGCTCGATGTACTACATGATTCCGCGCCTGTTCGGTCAACAGAAGATGTACAGCACGCGCCTGATCGAGGTGCACTTCTGGGTAGCCACCATCGGCGTGGTGCTCTACATCGCCGCCATGTGGGTTGCTGGCGTGATGCAAGGCCTGATGTGGCGTGCCACCGAGGCCGACGGCACGCTGACCTACAGCTTTGTCGAGGCCGTCAAGGCAACGTACCCCTTCTACCTGATTCGGTTGCTGGGCGGCCTGTGCTTCCTGGGCGGCATGTTGCTGATGGCGTTCAACGTCTTTAAGACCATCCAGGGCAGCAAGCCAATCGACGCGCCGATTCCTCAATCAGCCCAGGCCCCGTTGGTCGCGGCACAGTGA
- the ccoG gene encoding cytochrome c oxidase accessory protein CcoG, translated as MSDKEPAWRPMTPATVVAGVDDAPTEQMLYEVRRKIYPRAVTGAFARWRVWLVLATQAIFYGLPWLQWNGRQAVLFDLGARKFYLFGLVLWPQDVIYLTVLLVLSALGLFLFTAVAGRLFCGYACPQTVYTEIFMWIERHVEGDRFARIRLDGERWSLRKFRLKAAKHSAWILIALWTGFTFVGFFTPIRDLGMETWTLSLGPWQTFWMLFYAFATWGNAGFMREQVCRYMCPYARFQSVMVDPDTYVVTYDTQRGEPRGSRSRNADFQAQGLGSCVDCSICVQVCPTGIDIRQGLQYECIGCGACIDACDQVMDKMRYPRGLIRYTSERAMHDRLSPKEARRHLLRPRVLVYSAIMLVLIVGFIGALMIRQPLKVDVIRDRGALAREVDGGKIENVYRLQLMNASEQPMRVTITAEGMPQLDVEGGRGESTTLELPPAANRLVPVRVRRPADDATPGSHKIQFVIQADHGSGSLVLREPSSFIVPR; from the coding sequence ATGAGCGACAAAGAACCTGCCTGGCGCCCGATGACACCCGCCACCGTAGTGGCGGGTGTCGACGACGCGCCGACCGAGCAGATGCTCTATGAAGTCCGGCGCAAGATCTATCCGCGCGCCGTGACCGGTGCGTTTGCGCGTTGGCGCGTCTGGCTGGTGCTGGCGACGCAAGCCATCTTCTATGGCTTGCCGTGGTTACAGTGGAATGGTCGCCAAGCCGTGCTCTTTGATCTGGGCGCACGCAAGTTCTATCTGTTCGGCCTCGTGCTTTGGCCGCAAGACGTGATTTATCTGACGGTACTGCTGGTGCTGTCGGCGTTGGGGCTGTTCCTGTTCACTGCGGTGGCGGGGCGGCTCTTTTGCGGTTATGCCTGTCCGCAGACGGTTTACACCGAAATCTTCATGTGGATCGAGCGGCATGTCGAAGGTGACCGCTTTGCCCGCATCCGCCTCGACGGTGAGCGTTGGAGCCTACGCAAATTCCGCCTCAAGGCTGCAAAGCATTCGGCCTGGATTCTCATTGCGCTATGGACGGGATTCACCTTCGTCGGCTTCTTCACGCCGATCCGCGATCTCGGTATGGAGACGTGGACGCTTTCCCTCGGGCCATGGCAAACGTTCTGGATGCTGTTCTACGCTTTTGCCACATGGGGCAACGCAGGCTTCATGCGCGAGCAGGTGTGTCGCTACATGTGCCCGTACGCGCGTTTCCAAAGCGTGATGGTCGACCCCGATACCTACGTCGTCACATACGACACGCAGCGCGGCGAACCGAGGGGCAGCCGCTCCCGCAATGCCGACTTCCAAGCGCAGGGCCTGGGCTCGTGCGTCGACTGCAGTATCTGTGTACAGGTGTGCCCGACCGGTATCGACATCCGCCAGGGGTTGCAGTACGAATGCATCGGCTGTGGGGCATGCATCGACGCCTGCGATCAGGTCATGGACAAGATGCGTTACCCGCGCGGCCTCATTCGCTATACATCAGAGCGGGCCATGCATGACCGGCTCAGCCCAAAAGAAGCGCGCCGGCATCTGCTGCGCCCACGCGTGTTGGTCTACAGCGCAATCATGCTGGTGCTCATTGTTGGGTTCATTGGCGCTCTGATGATTCGGCAGCCTCTCAAGGTGGATGTGATTCGCGATCGCGGGGCACTCGCACGCGAAGTGGATGGCGGCAAGATCGAGAATGTTTATCGTCTGCAACTCATGAACGCATCCGAGCAGCCCATGCGCGTGACCATCACCGCAGAAGGCATGCCTCAACTGGACGTGGAGGGCGGCCGGGGCGAATCGACCACGTTGGAGTTGCCGCCTGCGGCCAACCGTCTGGTGCCGGTGCGCGTGCGTCGACCCGCCGACGACGCGACGCCCGGTTCGCACAAGATCCAATTCGTCATTCAGGCAGATCACGGCAGTGGCAGCCTCGTGCTGCGCGAGCCGTCGAGCTTCATCGTGCCGCGCTAG
- the ccoO gene encoding cytochrome-c oxidase, cbb3-type subunit II gives MSNQSNRFFSHETLEKNIGFLIVLTLVVVSIAGLVQIVPLFFQHSTTEPVKGIAPYSPLRLAGRDIYIREGCVGCHSQQVRTLRAETERYGHYSLAGESVFDHPFLWGSKRTGPDLARVGQRYSDDWHRIHLRDPREVVPESNMPSYAWLSKTPLDNSDIEKKMHVLRQLGVPYTDAQIAGAREQLVGKTEEDAVVAYLQGLGVELRNIRDVAAAQAAAPATVAAKE, from the coding sequence ATGAGCAACCAATCCAATCGTTTTTTCTCGCACGAGACGCTCGAAAAGAACATCGGCTTCCTGATCGTGCTGACGCTGGTGGTGGTCAGCATTGCCGGGCTGGTCCAGATCGTGCCGCTGTTCTTCCAGCATTCGACCACTGAGCCGGTCAAGGGCATCGCACCGTATTCGCCGCTGCGGCTTGCGGGGCGCGACATCTACATCCGCGAAGGCTGCGTTGGCTGCCACTCTCAGCAGGTGCGCACGCTGCGCGCCGAAACCGAGCGTTACGGCCACTATTCGCTGGCGGGCGAATCTGTCTTCGACCATCCGTTCCTGTGGGGTTCCAAGCGCACGGGTCCGGACTTGGCGCGCGTGGGGCAGCGCTACTCGGACGACTGGCATCGGATCCACCTGCGCGACCCGCGTGAGGTGGTGCCCGAGTCGAACATGCCGTCGTATGCATGGCTGTCAAAAACGCCGCTCGACAACAGCGACATCGAGAAGAAGATGCACGTCCTGCGCCAGCTCGGTGTGCCGTACACGGATGCGCAGATTGCCGGGGCGCGCGAGCAACTGGTCGGCAAGACGGAGGAGGACGCCGTGGTCGCCTATCTGCAGGGGCTTGGCGTGGAACTGCGCAACATACGGGACGTGGCTGCCGCACAGGCTGCTGCACCTGCAACCGTTGCTGCCAAGGAGTAA
- a CDS encoding sulfite exporter TauE/SafE family protein codes for MSAAALLSVFLIALLGGVHCLAMCSGIALAAERGTVSVRIVSRRRLWFEQVVMHAGRLTTYALLGAIMGAMGATIWRQQWLPIQRGLFAFASALLLAYGVLLLVRSAADVWRSVWLERQLGRVTGGLSRAAAALGGRLQRQPPLLRRYLTGLAWGLVPCGMVYGALAVALLAGNGASGAVVMLAFGAGTLPNLLMMSGLAGWLRGLSRQRWARGAAGIAIAVFGIWGLVHAIWLPEMLNAHGFCLVL; via the coding sequence ATGAGTGCCGCGGCGCTTCTGAGTGTTTTTCTGATTGCACTGCTCGGCGGTGTCCATTGTCTGGCGATGTGCAGCGGTATCGCATTGGCGGCGGAGCGGGGGACCGTGTCGGTGCGAATTGTGTCGCGTCGCCGGCTGTGGTTCGAACAGGTCGTCATGCATGCGGGGCGCCTGACCACGTATGCGTTGCTCGGCGCAATCATGGGGGCGATGGGCGCGACCATATGGCGCCAGCAGTGGCTACCGATCCAACGCGGCCTGTTTGCCTTTGCCAGCGCTTTGCTACTTGCCTACGGGGTCCTGCTGCTCGTGCGTTCCGCTGCAGACGTGTGGCGCAGCGTATGGCTCGAGCGGCAGCTGGGCCGTGTCACGGGCGGACTGTCCCGGGCTGCTGCCGCGCTGGGCGGCAGGCTGCAACGCCAGCCCCCGCTGCTGCGCCGCTACCTCACGGGGTTGGCCTGGGGGCTGGTCCCGTGCGGAATGGTCTACGGCGCACTGGCCGTGGCGTTGTTGGCAGGCAACGGCGCCTCCGGGGCTGTCGTCATGCTCGCCTTTGGTGCTGGCACGTTGCCCAATCTGTTGATGATGTCCGGTCTGGCGGGATGGCTGCGCGGCCTGTCGCGACAGCGGTGGGCGCGGGGCGCTGCGGGCATCGCTATCGCCGTATTCGGGATCTGGGGCCTGGTTCACGCAATCTGGCTGCCGGAGATGCTCAACGCACATGGCTTCTGTCTGGTGCTGTAG